In Clarias gariepinus isolate MV-2021 ecotype Netherlands chromosome 1, CGAR_prim_01v2, whole genome shotgun sequence, one DNA window encodes the following:
- the LOC128537759 gene encoding putative nuclease HARBI1 has product MACPLLNDVVDEEVLILRRAFRHERVFRDRADPLAFSDEYLTERYRFSSDGIRYLCRLLGPNIQHRTARSHALTVPQMVCIALRFFASGIFLYSVGDAENLNKATICRTIRKVSLALKSLVHIFITFPGHRKFIHIKEEFYKIAAFPNVIGTVDCTHIRIQRPSGAHEGDYVNRKSFHSVNVQMICDADCLITNLEAKWPGSVHDSRIFRASRIYQRLSLGEFSGVLLGDKGYACETFLMTPLTDPQTPAQQAYNHAHAKTRARIEMTFGLLKSRFQCLHHLRVFPDRACDVTVACTVLHNIASLRKERAPRVALDVDWDNAAIFPDNRNGRLVREQYIANYFS; this is encoded by the exons ATGGCTTGCCCTTTGTTGAATGATGTAGTTGATGAGGAAGTTTTAATACTCAGACGAGCATTCAGGCATGAAAGAGTCTTCCGAGATAGGGCAGACCCATTGGCCTTTTCAGACGAATATCTGACTGAGAGGTACAGATTCTCAAGTGATGGCATCAGATATTTGTGTAGGCTGCTGGGCCCAAACATACAGCACAGGACGGCACGGAGCCATGCTCTCACTGTCCCACAGATGGTCTGCATAGCACTGCGATTCTTTGCAAGTGGCATTTTTCTGTATTCTGTCGGTGATGCAGAAAACCTCAATAAAGCCACTATTTGCCGCACAATAAGAAAAGTAAGTCTGGCATTGAAATCTCTTGTGCACATATTTATCACCTTCCCTGGCCACAGAAAATTCATCCACATCAAGGAGGAGTTCTACAAGATTGCAG CTTTTCCCAATGTAATTGGTACAGTGGATTGCACCCATATTCGTATCCAACGCCCCTCAGGGGCACATGAGGGAGATTATGTGAACAGGAAATCCTTCCACAGTGTCAATGTTCAG ATGATCTGTGATGCTGACTGCCTTATCACAAATTTAGAGGCAAAGTGGCCTGGCTCAGTCCACGACTCCAGAATCTTTCGGGCCAGTAGAATTTACCAGAGACTCTCTCTAG GTGAGTTCTCTGGTGTGCTGCTGGGGGACAAAGGTTATGCCTGTGAGACATTTCTGATGACTCCCCTTACAGACCCCCAAACACCAGCACAGCAAGCTTACAACCATGCCCATGCCAAAACCAGGGCTCGAATTGAAATGACCTTCGGCCTCCTGAAATCCCGATTTCAGTGCCTGCACCACCTGAGGGTCTTCCCAGACAGAGCATGCGACGTGACTGTTGCCTGCACAGTGCTGCACAATATTGCCAGCCTAAGAAAAGAAAGGGCTCCCAGAGTTGCTTTGGATGTTGATTGGGACAATGCTGCCATATTCCCAGATAACAGAAATGGTAGACTTGTTAGAGAACAATACATTGCaaattatttcagttaa